The sequence GGGGGCCTCCCAGCACATGGTGGGGCCGAGACCGGCCAGCATGCCCTCGACACCCCCGTCCAGCAGCCCACGGCACCGCATCGCCCGCTCGGTCTCGATACGGGACTGCATCTGTTCCCCGTACGGGGCGATGGCGACCTCGTAGTAGGCGCGCAGCACCCGCACGAGTTCCTGGCGCGGCCGTGCCTCGGCTAATCGCGGGGCCCATGACGGGGCTCCCACGACGCGGTCGAGCATGTCCAATTCCTCCAGGACCCGGCTCGCCGGCGTGGCCAGAACGGCCTCCAGCCCGGCGTCGAAACCGTCGGACGCCTCGAACGGAGTGAGGAAATCCGGGAAGTAGGAGGCCCTCGGGAGCAGCGGCAGCAGCACGGTGTGCAGAGCACGATCGAGTTTCTTCTCCCGCAGCCGGTGGCGGACGGTGCGGAACCACTCCGCGTAGGCCCAGCGGCCCTGCCGGGTCTGGAAACGGTGCAGGCTGGCGACGATCTCCCAGAACGGATTAGGGGTCGCGGACAAGCGAGTTCTGGCCAGATCGGCGTCGCTGAAATGTATGCGGAGCATCTCGTTCTCCCCCGATGAGCTCAGCTTTTGCGGTCAGCCGCAACAGCATGGCTCGGTGTCAACTTCTCCGCAATGGTGGAACACGCGGATCGAGCCGTGGACGCGCATTGTGGCTCGATCAGGCACGCACGGATATCGGCCCACTGCGAGGGGAAGATCAATTGAACAAGGCGACCAAGCGGATTCTGGCCATCGCGGCGGGAGTGATTCTGCCGGTGGGCGGACTGGCGGGCACGGCCACGGCCAGTTCGGCGAGCGATTCGGTCAAAAGCACCGCTTACGTCTCGACCGCGGCACCGGCCGGCGAGAAGGCGATCACCGCGGCACCGCCCGGATGCACGGCGACGAACGTGTGCTTCTGGAACGGCACCAACTACTCGGACGGTCCGGGAAGACTGTCCGGGTCGAACCCGAACTGGACCGCGTTCTCGCACTCCAGCTGTCCGACCGGCACCTGGAACGACTGCGCCTCCTCGGTCTACAACAACGGGACCAGCTGTAGCGCCGTTCTGTGGACCACCGCGAACTACGGCGGGTCCAGGCTCACGCTCGGCCGCGGTTCGGGCCAGACGGCTCTGAGCTCCACGATGAACAACGCCATATCGTCCAACAACTGGAGCTGCTGAGCCGGTCGATCACGAGGGGCCGGCGTCCGGGAGCGCCGATTCACGGACACCGGCCCCTGCTCATCTGCGAGCCCGCACCGACCACTTACTGAGGGGCACCCGGATGGCACGCGGCCAGAGACCTGGTGGTGGCGTTTCGATTTCCTGCGCGCTGGCGGGATTTCTCCTGCTCACGGCCTGTGGAGTGGCCGCGCCGGACGCCACGGACGACGAGGGCGGGACGACAGGCCTCACTTCGGCCGAACTCGATCTGCTCACCCGATCCGGCTCCTACGTCCAGGGCGAACGCGCGCTGCGCAGGGCCGAATCGGAACTCATCACGGTCTGCATGGCGGACAAGGGTTTCCCGTACCGGGCCGGGACATCCGCGTCCGCACCCATGTCCTTCGAGGATCAACTGATCGGCATGGACGAGCGGCGGACCCGAGGGTACGGCCTCTACGCACAGTATGTGGATTCTCCGGGATCCGGAAAGAAGCGGGAGGGCGGCGAGCCCCTCCCGCCGGGGATGGAGAATGACGCCTATGTGGCCCGGTTGCCCGAGGCGGAAGCGGAAAAGTATGTGCACGCGCTGCGCGGAAATGCCTCCGACCACCGTGAGATGCGACTCCCGGACGACCAGAAGATCACTTTTTCGGGCAAAGGGTGCGAGGCGGTGAGCCGGGAGAAACTGTACGGAAGTCTGGACAACTGGGCGGCCTCCGAACATGTTCCGCAGATCCTCAACAACTCGCTCACGGACCGTGTGACAGCGGATCCCGCGTACGCGGCCGTCATGCGGAAATGGAAAGAGTGCATGGCCGCGAAGGGATACTCCTACAGGGATCCCGAGGACGCGTACCGGAAACTCAAGGACGAGTACGGAGAACGGGGCCCCACCCGGGACATGCGAGAGCGGGAGATCGAGGTGGCGACGGACGACGGCACCTGCGCTCGGCATACGCACGTCCCGAACACCATCCTTTCTCTCAGAAGGCAGTACGCGAAATCCCTGCCCGCCACCGACAAACGCGATCTCCGCCAACTCGCCGATATATGGAAGGCCGCTGCCACACAGGCCCGCAAGCTGACCGAGTGAGAGGAAGCCCTGGTGCAAACAGAGAAAAGGACGAGGACAGGGACGAAGGAGCGGCGGAAGACCGGGGCCAGGAGCAGGGCGAGAAGCAGAGCGTTGATCGCTGTCGTGGCAGGGGCGCTCGTTTCGCTGGGCGGCCCGGCGACCGGGTCGGCAGCGGCCGACACCGAAGCCGTGGCGCCGCCGGGCTGCCCGGCGGGGTACCTCTGTTTCTGGACGGGGCCCAACTTCACCGGCGTCCAGGGCCGGCTAGCGGAGCGGACCTGGATCCCGAACTGGTCCGCGCTGTCCGGCGCGGACTGTCCTGCCGGAAACTGGTCGAATTGTGCGCAGTCCTTCTACAACAACGCGGTCGTCTGCACGGCGGAACTGTGGTCCGCGCCGAACTACTCCGGATCCAAGGTCTCCCTGTCCCGAGGGTCGGCACTCGTGAATCCGCCGATCACGCTGCGCGTCTCCTCCAGCAGTTGGCGCTGCTGAAGACCACGCGCCCCCTCGGCACTCGATGATGTTCACAGCCAGCCCGCCCCGCGCCGTCTCCTCGTACTTGACGCTCATGTCGGCACCGGTCTCCTTCATCGTCTTGATGACCTTGTCGAGGGACACCTTGTGGGTGCCGTCGCCGCGCATGGCCATGCGGGCGGCGGTGTGACGGCCTTCACCGCGGCCATGCCGTTGCGTTCGATGCAGGGGATCTGGACGAGGCCGCCGACGGGGTCGCAGGTGAGGCCGAGGTTGTGTTCCATGCCGATCTCGGCGGCGTTCTCGACCTGTTCGGGGGAGCCGCCCAGCACCTCCGCCAACGCGCCCGCCGCCATCGAGCAGGCCGAGCCGACCGATGCTGCCAGCGTGTCGATCGAGGGTTGTGGGTCTTGGCCGGGCAGCGGGTCTTCGGGGACCAGTTCGTCGTTGAAGGGGAACGGCCGGGGGTGGAAGTTGATGGCGACGGGCTGGGAGAGCCCGGCGTCCAGCAGGTTGATGTGGGCGTAGCGGACGTCGAGGGTGAGCGCCGTGTTGATCTGCGCGGCGTGCAGGAGGACGTGCGTGGCGGCGATCCGTATGCGGATCGGGCAGGTCAGGATGGCTCGGCTCAGGTCCAGGCGGCCGCCGCAGACGATGGGGCCTACCAGGGGCCCGTTGAACGTCGTGTCGGGGAAGTCGGCGTCGCCTTTGAAGCGGGCCCCGGCGAAGACGGCGTCACGGCCGAACGTCGCCTCGTTGAACCGTGCCCTCTCCTCGATCTGTACCGAGACGAAGACGATTCCGTCGGTGAACGTCACGCCGTGGAAGAAGGCTTCGCCGAACAGCTGGGCCCGGGAGAACAGGGCCCCAGCGGCGAACCTGGCGTGGTCGAAGGCGGCGTCCGAGCCGAAGAGGGTGTCCTGGAACCAGGCGGAGCCTTGGAAGTCCGCGTGTTCGAAGGCGCCGCCCATTTCGAAGACGGCTTCCTCGAAGACAGCGTCGCGGTGGAAGGAAACCTCGTCGAACAGGGCGTCGTCTGCGAACTGGGTGCACCAGAAGAAGGCCTCGCCGGTGAACGTGACGTCCGTGAAGTCGGCCAGCTCCAGGAAGCGGGCGCGGCCGAAGTCTGCGTCGCCGAAGGTGTTGCCGACTGCTGCCTTGAGCTCTTCCAGCAGTTCCCGGGTGAAGGGCACCCCGCGGCAGTCCACCGCGGCGCCGGCCGATAGCGCCCCGAGCTCCTGCCTGCGTTCCTCCAGTTGCAGGTGGGCCAGGCACCGGTCGTACGGTGCCCACGGCACACCGAAGCAGTCGCCGCGATCATCCGGGAAACCACAGGCAGGCCAGTGAAGCCGAGGGTTCTGCGGCAGGAAGGCCAGGATGGGGCGGCCCTGATGTATCAGGTTCACCGGGTCTGCAGGGCGCCGCTGTCGATGAGGCCCTGGATGTAGGGCGGCCAGTCCCGGGCCAGGCTCTGGACGATGCCGTCGTGGACGTTCTGGCGGACCTGCGGGGTGACGTGTTCGACGTCGCCGTTGGTGTAGTGCAGGCGCAGGCCTTCGCGGCTGGCGTCACACAGGATGGCGTGAGCCTTCTGTGTGAGCGTGAGATACAGCTGCGGGACCTCCGCCTTGAGGAGTTCGTCGATGACGGCGTCGTAGTCGATGCCGAGGTCGCCCCAGGTCTTGCCCTGGCTGTCGAGCCACAGGGTGATGTCGGAGAAGAACACGGCCTTGCCCGGGCCGTCTTTCGGGTCATGGGCCAAGCCGGTGGCGAGGTCGAGCGCGGTGCCGGCGCCTTTGCTGACGAGGGAGCGGGAGACCATCGGTGGGGCGATGACGGCTGCGCATTCCCCCCAGCCGTCGCGGGTTTCGGTCGGCCAGGGCAGTCCCAGTACGAGCCATCCGGCCGGTGACAGCAGCGAGTTGGGCACCGTCGTCTCCCCCTTGGTGTCGTGGTCGGGTGTCGAGTTGATCTTTTCTGTCCAATTGCGGTGCGACAAGGCCGCATTGAGCCGTTGCCAGTACAGGGAGCGCGGCGGACCGCGTGGGCTGGGTGGCTTCTTCCAGGGTCTTGTCACTCGTTGCTCTTGTCGGCGACCTGGCGCTGGGCCAGGACGTGACCGGTGTGGTCCATCGCGGCGAGAAGGGTGACGTACGGGGTGGTGGCGGTGCGTGAGCCGCGCAGGGCCTTGCCGTCGACAGCGATCGCCCGCAGTCCGGGGCAGGCCGGGGTGGTGCGTGCGGTGAGGAAGGCGCCGATCGCCCGGTCCAGGGCGTCGCCGTCCAGCTGGACGAGTAGACGGCGCAGGGTGTGAGGGTGCGGGACGGACACGGTGCCGGAGAGCGGGTCGGTGGGGAAACCGAGAACCCGGCAGGCCCACGCAGGGACGTCGCCGATCCATTCCGTGATCGCGGTGAGCGACCGGGCACCGGCCAGCACACTCACGCGGCCGCGGCGACCAGGGCGGACAACCGGTAGCGGCGGCCACGGACGCCTCTCGGATCGGGTACCAGATCCAGGAAGCCAGACAGAGCAACCGCGTCCGCCAGCGGGCCCGGCACAGCGGTCCGGCCCAGCTGGTCCAGCGCGGCAGGCATGGGAGAAGATGCAGAAGCGGGCACGGACTCACCAAGTGTTCAGGGGACTTCGACACTCACATGATCACGGAGACCGCGCCTGCCCTGCGTCCGCCCCCTGCCCGAACCGGGGTGCCCCTTCCAAGGACGGGCCAGCACGGCACTCCGGACGAAACGTGATCATGTAACGGCCCCTGCTTCTCCGGGGCGATCAGGCCGACTTGGCCTTGACCACCGCGAATTCCACCGAGGTGAGTGTGTGATTGTCGGCGACGGTCATCCCGGACAGCATCGGCGGGGTGTTGGCCTTTCGCAGGGCCGCCATTTCCTCGGGACCGTTCGCCTCGAAGTTGCACAAATAGCAGCCGAAGCCGTTCGCTGTGAATGTCGTACCGGTGTCCGACCGTTCGGACGGCTCGAAGGTCAGGATGCCCTGCCCACCGCAAGCGGGGCAGCCGCCGCCTGAAGCCTTCAGGACGACCTCGCCGCCCTTGAGGACCTCCAACGGGTGCGCGAACCCCTGGTGGAGCGGCGGGGGTGCCTTGAGGGCGCCCTCCTTGACTTCCGCCGGGAGACCCACGAACCGATCCTCGAATGCGTGCCGGGCCTGGGTGATCCGGAGCTGCACGTCCCGGAAAACCTGGTCCTCCTGCTCGTTCACCGCGTCCTTGACGGCCTTCGTCCACCGTTCCCAGAAGGCGTCCAACGGCTTGCCGAGATCGCTGAGCAGAGTCTCGATCGTACGGGCGAGGGGAGAGATCATTCCCTTGGCCTTGGCACTGTCGGGGGCAGCGTGGGCCGCGCCGTTGCGCATCGCGATCAGCAGATCGAGCTGGGAGTCCGGCTGGAGCACGCCGATCTTGCGGAGGAGGACGATGGCGTCCTTGGCACCGACGGTGCGGACCTTGTCCTCGTCCATCTTGAGGTGCCCGCCGAGGTACAGCATCGTGTCCGCGTTGCGGATCTCGGTGATGTAGAGCGGGTTCTTAGCGGCGAGGACCGCCTTGGCGAGCTTCTCAACGGCGACACCGGCGTGGAGCGCGAACTCGTCGTACTCCGGGCGGCCATGGTCATCCATGGCCTTGTGGGCGGCCTTCTTGGCGCCCTTGAAGAAGCTCTCGAAGGAGAGCGAATCGTTCATGACTAGGACATTAGCTCCCCTGTACTACAGGGAGCGATCTCATTCACGGACCGGGCTGCGGTCTACTCGGGGACCGGCCGCTTCACTCTGCTGAGCGGGTCAGCGAAGACGTTGAAGTCGCTGACCGACTTGAGAGCGCGAGGGGGCCAGGAGAACGTCCCCCGCACGGGCCATAGCGGCTCTACGTATAGAGAGAAGTCACCCAGGCCGATGTCGTACCGGAGGCCCTTGGGGCCCGCGCTGACGGACGTCATGACGGGGTGCCGTCGTCGCCCGCTGAGGGCTGTGGCGGGTGCGGCAGTCCCAAAAACTCCCGGAGATCGCGGGCCCGCTGCATGTCCTCCTCGTCCAGCCCGGAGCGCTCGGCGTCGCGTTCCAGCGACTCCAGTTCGTGTTGGGCCTGCTGGCGTCGGTACTGATTCAATTCCTTCGCGATGACCGGGTTCAGGGCCTGTCTCTCCGGGACGTCCGAGCCTCGGACGAAGGTGCCGAGGAACTTGAGTGCTTCCGCCAAGACGACGCTGGTCTCCACCGTGTACTCGGGCCAGGGAGGGAGCCCGTACCACTCCTTCATCATTGGGAGCAGTACGAGGACCGGATCGCGCGTCTCCTTATACGCGTCGGGCAGCAGCATGACGGCGCTGTGAGTCGTGGTGATCAAGGTCTGGCGCTCCCGGTTCCAGGCATCTCGGGTCTCCGCTGTACCCATCCCCTGGAAGGTCTGGGCCTCCAGATGCACCTTGAGCTGGGTCAGGGTGTCGAAGCCGCGCTGGGCGTTCGCCTGAGCCTGAGCCAGGGCTGTGGCCTTGTTAGCACTTTTGGTCTGAAACCATGAGCCCAGCAGGGTGAAACCGCCACCGACCAGGGCACCCAGCAGGGCTATGCCGAACTCCATCGACCAGAGCTTGTCCAAGAACTCGTTCATGCTGGTCATCATGCCGACGGGACCCACTCCGTGGGGATGATCCCGTCAAGTCCTTCTGAGCCGGCTGCCTGGCGGACTCATGCCCCGTCTTCACAGGTGAGCAGCAATACGTTCTATCCGAACGGGTTGCCGCCCTGCGCTTGGACTCCGGCTGTGGCGGCTTTCAGGTACGCGACGCAGGTCTCCCACTGGTTCCACGTGAAGAGGACGGTGCGGGAGTTGTTCGCGATGGCCTTCTGCGCTTCGGCGGTCGCGATCCGGAGCTGTCCGCGGTCCTGCTCGGTGGCGAGCTGCACGTACCCGTTCACGAGGCGGGTGGGCTCCTTGGACTGCACCTTGATGACGTTGCTGAGGGGGACCACGGAGTCCTTGGCGCCGGTCACCTTTCCCATGAATTCCCGCTTGATCTCGGCGCGATCTGCGTAGAGCGTCACGGTCGCGACGTAGCCCTTGAAGACCTGCGCTTCGGGCTGGGGTGCAGGCGCACCCTTGGAGAGGTCGTATGCCATCGGATCAGTGTGCCGTCTTGTCCGTCGGTCCGCGTGGAGATCGCCCTCTGTCCTCGGGATTCCTAGCAAATATCAGGTTCATCGCTGCAAGGGTTCTGCATATTGACCCTCGGGTATGGCTTTGTCGTAGGGCCTTCCAGGAGGGGCTTGAGAGCCGGAGGCCCTGCTCACTGCCCAGGGAAGCGAAGGGGACGAAGAACTCGCCGGGCGTGACCAAGGAATCCAGGCATGCACAGACGTGCCGGGATCTTGGCACGCCTGTCATGGCCCAAGGTCCCGGAGAAGGGACCTACAGCAGTGGAGATCCTGAACTCAGCTCTTGGCGCCGCTGCCGCGAAGACGAAGGCTGATCGAGTCGGCCGTCTGACGCTTCATGGCTCAGGCGGCCTTCCGAAAGGCATTCCGGGGTGCCCGGGTCCTGGCGGCCAGACCGGCGTTGGAGATGTCCTCGAAGTGGAGGAGCTTCGGGCCCCGGTCTCCGAGGTCCACCGGCGTCAGGAGGCCCCGGTGGACCCACTGACGGATGGTGCCGGGCCTGACGCCCATCATCAGGGCGGCTTCGTCGTAGGTCATGAGGTCCTGGGGGTCGATCTGCTCCAGCGTCACAGCAGCCTCCGGGCAAACAAAAGGTCCCCACCAGATTCTGGCAGGGACCCGAGTTCCGAGCAGGGGCTACCTGCTGTTTCGGATGTTACGGCGCCCTTGCTTCAAAATGCAAGCACTTGGCCGACGGGCGTCAAACGATCCCCTGACGGTCGGTCTGTTCGTGCTGCTCCCTCTCTGCTACATGGTCCGATAGATGACTGAGAGCGCTGGTGTAGTCGACCGACCTTGCAGGGATTTTCTCTCCCCGCCAGTACGCGCCGAGGACCCGAGACGCCTCGTCGATGACGTTGCGGACCACGACGAACCGCTGAGGATCGTCGAACTGCTCCGGCGTCAGGTGCTTCCAGTCTGTGAGCATGTCCACCACCTCTTCGAGTCGGCTCCTGAATTCCGTGCTGGCGAAACTGAACGTGGCCAGGCGCAAGCGGTCCAACTCCGTGTTGAGCAGGTGTTCCCAGCCGGGTTCAACAGCTCTGAATCTCTTGCGGCGAATGAGATCTTTGACCGCGAACAAAGCGTTGGCCGCAGATTCAAAGGCCGCGTCATGCAGGATTGCGGCTCGTTGGATCTCCATGGCCTTGGCCTGTCTGTGCTGCTGAAACCACACGCCCCCAAAGGCGGCAAAAGCGCCAGCAATAGTACCTCCGAAGCCGATCAAGGCGGATGAGATCCCAGGGTCCATGCGGATCATCATGCCGACGGGACCAGCCCTCTAGGGGTTAATCCCGTCAAGTCCTCGGCGGCCGGCTCACGCTGTGAGGGTGGAGCACTCATCCTGTAGCGGCGTCATGACGGGGCCGGATAATGCTCCCAGACCTCCTTGGGGAAGGGTTGGCGACGGAGGACGGTCCCCATCACAGTCCGAATGTCCGTGCAGATGATGACGTACCTCGGAGGCCAGGGCTCGGGGGCCGCCACGAAATCCGGCCGGACGTACATCTCGGCGTGACAGCGCTCCAGGAAGTCGCGGACCGCCTTGTCGTGAAACCGGAGCGCCTGTTCCTCCAGAGCCCGGCACAACTCCTCGCCAGCGGAACCCCACCCAAAGTAGGCGCTGCTGTTCCGATCCGGCACTCCCTCCGCGAAGTGCTTGTGGAGCGCATAGCTGATCTTGATGCACTCGTTGGCTGCCGCCTCGGCAAGGCCGGACAGATGCATCCGCTCGGCCTCGTGGGCCGTCTTGCGCTGCTGCCAGATCACGGCCCCTGTGGACAAACCCGCACCCACGATGGCGCCTCCAAGGCCCATCAGAGCCGCCAATGTCTCTGCCTGCACTACCTAGACCTCCCAGGTCTTACCAGGTCTGACGGGCGTCATGACGCGGGCTCTCCACCGTCGGCGGCGTCCTCCTCGCGAGAGTCGACGTTGGCGGGGTCGGGATCCTGCATCAGCTCGAAGCGGCGTCGCTGGGCCAGCTCGTGCTGAATGGCCCGTTGCTGCTTTGACCCCGTCCGCTCGGAGAGAGGCGGGAGGGGGTCGGTACGGATGTAGGCCGACAGGAGTTCAGTCAGCTCGTCCGCCAGCTCCGCCAGCCACCCCACCGCGAAGAAGTGCCGGACACCGGCGGCCCTGAACTTCCGCATGACGGTCAGGAGGTCCCTCACGCGTGTGCGGAGTTCCCGGTCAGGTATTCGGGCCACCGCCCTCTGGGCCCTTTCCATGTGGCCGAACACGGTGTTCAGGTATTCGGCGTTCTCGTCGGTGCGCATCGTGGCGACTTCGCCTCTGACGGACTCCAGGAACTCTCCGAGCGTGATCAGCTCGTTCAGGGCCCTGTCCGCCGCTTCCTGGCCTATCTCCGCGAGGCGGGCCTCCCGGGCCAGCTTCCTCTGGTGGGACAGGGTGAGCCACAGGCCCCCGAAGGACGCCGCGCCACCCACCAGGGCACCGCCGAAACCGATCAGACCGGAAAGCACTTCTGGTTGCATGACGATCATCATGCCGACGGGACCAACCCCCTGGGGCTGATCCCGTCAA comes from Streptomyces aurantiacus and encodes:
- a CDS encoding peptidase inhibitor family I36 protein: MIAVVAGALVSLGGPATGSAAADTEAVAPPGCPAGYLCFWTGPNFTGVQGRLAERTWIPNWSALSGADCPAGNWSNCAQSFYNNAVVCTAELWSAPNYSGSKVSLSRGSALVNPPITLRVSSSSWRC
- a CDS encoding helix-turn-helix domain-containing protein; the encoded protein is MLRIHFSDADLARTRLSATPNPFWEIVASLHRFQTRQGRWAYAEWFRTVRHRLREKKLDRALHTVLLPLLPRASYFPDFLTPFEASDGFDAGLEAVLATPASRVLEELDMLDRVVGAPSWAPRLAEARPRQELVRVLRAYYEVAIAPYGEQMQSRIETERAMRCRGLLDGGVEGMLAGLGPTMCWEAPVLRVDYHPAVDRDLHLGGRGMLFVPSYFCWHRPVGLADPELPQVLMYPLLHEQPSASSPQGWRVLEDSPEASLATLLGQTRATALWASAAGATTGEIARAAGVSASSASRHASALRDAGLITSSRHATTVLHTLTPVGASVLRACARGASAARGTSRTGGGL
- a CDS encoding helix-turn-helix domain-containing protein — protein: MTLEQIDPQDLMTYDEAALMMGVRPGTIRQWVHRGLLTPVDLGDRGPKLLHFEDISNAGLAARTRAPRNAFRKAA
- a CDS encoding transposase family protein — protein: MSVLAGARSLTAITEWIGDVPAWACRVLGFPTDPLSGTVSVPHPHTLRRLLVQLDGDALDRAIGAFLTARTTPACPGLRAIAVDGKALRGSRTATTPYVTLLAAMDHTGHVLAQRQVADKSNE
- a CDS encoding peptidase inhibitor family I36 protein, coding for MNKATKRILAIAAGVILPVGGLAGTATASSASDSVKSTAYVSTAAPAGEKAITAAPPGCTATNVCFWNGTNYSDGPGRLSGSNPNWTAFSHSSCPTGTWNDCASSVYNNGTSCSAVLWTTANYGGSRLTLGRGSGQTALSSTMNNAISSNNWSC